The Myxococcaceae bacterium genome includes a region encoding these proteins:
- a CDS encoding AAA-like domain-containing protein, whose product MRFFNTAGPIVPSDHYFVPGRSHESEIRSLIEQKKYFVLHAPRQTGKTSGILSLTDKINQEGQYTALYVNVEPAQAMRNHVKDAIRMIVDQIRLGLLAYFPNDPVLSYFDSARKYEDSTGNELGAFLQFWASQRPKPILLFIDEIDSLVGDSLIAVLRQLRAGYSQRPRLFPSSVCLIGVRDIRDYPIWSEATQAVIQGGSAFNISAKSLFLDTFHFEQVADLYAQHTRETGQVFEEDAVRYAFEQTGGQPWLINAMAYQACFDDIKDRTQPITKAVFERAKEVLIARRDTHLDVLIDRLREPRIHRVISAILLGDPVFDLPQDDLSYSIDLGLIKRDENKNLVIANPIYQEIIPRELTHAIQASMVQQTAWYLNSDGTLNMQKLLEAFVQFYRENSEMLVPNMGYKEAGPHLLLMAFLQRVINGGGKIHREYALGRKRVDLLVEFKHQRFVIETKIDYGPKTLVDGLEQTADYMDKNNSTQGHLLLFDTKSQKTWDEKIYQKAHSVGLRSIQVWGL is encoded by the coding sequence ATGCGCTTTTTTAACACAGCCGGGCCGATTGTCCCCAGTGACCACTATTTTGTTCCCGGTCGTTCGCATGAATCCGAAATCAGGAGCCTGATAGAACAAAAAAAATATTTCGTGCTTCATGCGCCTCGGCAAACAGGCAAAACCTCGGGCATCTTAAGCTTGACGGATAAAATCAATCAAGAAGGTCAATATACTGCCCTTTATGTCAATGTAGAACCAGCACAGGCCATGCGAAATCATGTGAAGGATGCGATTCGGATGATTGTAGACCAAATTCGGTTGGGGTTATTAGCCTATTTCCCGAATGATCCGGTTTTAAGTTATTTCGATTCGGCTAGAAAATACGAAGATAGTACTGGCAATGAGTTGGGGGCCTTTCTCCAATTCTGGGCATCTCAGCGCCCAAAACCGATTCTATTGTTTATCGATGAAATAGATTCTTTAGTGGGTGATTCATTGATTGCCGTATTGAGGCAGTTACGAGCTGGCTATAGCCAAAGACCTCGCCTATTTCCCTCTTCTGTTTGCCTGATTGGGGTTCGCGATATCCGAGATTACCCCATCTGGTCTGAAGCCACTCAAGCCGTTATTCAGGGAGGCAGTGCCTTTAATATCAGTGCCAAGAGTCTATTTTTAGATACTTTTCATTTTGAGCAAGTCGCTGATTTGTACGCTCAACATACGCGTGAAACGGGTCAGGTATTTGAGGAAGATGCCGTTCGATACGCCTTTGAGCAAACCGGAGGACAGCCATGGTTAATCAATGCCATGGCCTATCAAGCGTGCTTTGACGATATTAAAGACCGCACGCAACCCATTACGAAAGCCGTGTTCGAACGGGCCAAAGAGGTTCTGATCGCCCGGCGAGACACCCATTTAGATGTTCTGATCGATCGCTTGCGAGAACCCAGGATTCATCGAGTTATTAGCGCGATTTTGTTGGGTGACCCTGTCTTTGACTTACCTCAGGACGATTTGTCTTACTCCATCGACTTGGGCTTGATTAAACGAGATGAGAACAAAAACTTGGTCATTGCCAATCCCATCTATCAAGAAATCATCCCCCGAGAACTCACCCATGCTATCCAAGCCTCCATGGTCCAACAGACCGCTTGGTATCTAAACTCGGATGGCACTTTGAACATGCAGAAGTTGCTGGAAGCCTTTGTGCAGTTTTATCGAGAAAATTCAGAAATGTTGGTTCCGAACATGGGCTATAAAGAAGCGGGGCCGCATCTGCTCTTAATGGCCTTTCTGCAACGAGTCATCAACGGAGGCGGAAAAATCCATCGTGAGTACGCATTAGGGCGTAAACGTGTGGATCTTTTGGTGGAGTTTAAACACCAACGTTTTGTCATTGAAACCAAGATTGATTACGGCCCTAAAACATTAGTCGATGGTTTGGAACAGACCGCAGATTACATGGATAAAAACAATTCCACCCAGGGCCACCTCTTGTTGTTTGACACCAAGAGTCAAAAGACTTGGGATGAAAAGATTTATCAAAAGGCCCACTCAGTTGGCTTGCGAAGCATTCAAGTATGGGGGCTATAG